From Halapricum desulfuricans, a single genomic window includes:
- a CDS encoding sensor histidine kinase, with translation MSFEEQPDFARQVADLNNYGQALNSCETVDEVVSLTLEAVSLLFDFTSTTFLEVRAGEPEIIESTDPSLSVGDRPSAVARTTVETGETTVETGDGARVSDDSGVRTALAVPATIVDDVVVVLVVRTTSNENMGDRYATPLEILASHAATAISNIRSHQELERARTDLEKRKEMIELYDRLLRHDLGNDLQVISGFADILADELDGEHERYAEKIHRAAESSSDLIQRVGDLVSTLEAEEEPEPRALGVVLGSVLDTIRSQYESLTIEFEPSAFDYRVYGGDLLDSVFQNILSNAAVHNDGDVTVTMYVEETPSTVTVGMADDGSGIPDEIRDELFEMGQKGPDSGGTGLGLGFVRALTESYGGSVSATDSESGGAEFKVTLPRV, from the coding sequence CAGCCGGACTTCGCCCGGCAGGTTGCCGACCTCAACAACTACGGTCAGGCGCTCAACAGCTGTGAGACCGTCGACGAAGTCGTTTCGCTCACGCTCGAGGCGGTGTCGCTGCTGTTCGATTTCACGTCGACGACGTTTCTCGAGGTCCGGGCGGGCGAACCGGAGATCATCGAGAGTACGGATCCGTCGCTCTCGGTTGGGGACCGACCCAGCGCCGTCGCGCGCACGACTGTCGAGACCGGTGAGACGACGGTGGAGACGGGGGACGGGGCACGCGTAAGCGACGATTCTGGCGTACGGACGGCACTGGCGGTTCCTGCGACGATCGTCGACGACGTGGTCGTCGTCCTCGTCGTCAGAACCACTAGTAACGAGAACATGGGCGACAGGTACGCCACACCGCTCGAGATCCTGGCGTCACACGCCGCGACCGCGATCAGTAACATCCGGTCGCACCAGGAACTCGAACGGGCACGGACGGATCTGGAAAAGCGCAAGGAGATGATCGAACTGTACGATCGGTTGTTACGCCACGACCTCGGGAACGACCTCCAGGTCATCTCCGGGTTCGCTGATATCCTCGCGGACGAACTCGACGGCGAACACGAGCGCTACGCGGAGAAGATCCACCGCGCGGCCGAGAGTTCGAGTGACCTGATTCAGCGCGTCGGCGACCTCGTCTCGACGCTCGAGGCCGAAGAGGAACCCGAACCGCGCGCGCTCGGGGTCGTCCTCGGATCCGTCCTCGACACTATCCGGTCGCAGTACGAATCACTGACGATCGAGTTCGAACCGTCCGCATTCGACTATCGCGTCTACGGCGGGGACTTGCTCGATTCGGTCTTCCAGAACATTCTGTCGAACGCGGCCGTCCACAACGATGGCGACGTCACGGTCACGATGTACGTCGAGGAAACCCCTTCTACCGTCACCGTCGGTATGGCTGACGACGGTAGCGGGATCCCGGACGAGATTCGCGACGAACTGTTCGAGATGGGGCAAAAAGGACCGGACAGCGGCGGGACGGGACTGGGATTGGGATTCGTGCGCGCACTGACGGAATCGTACGGTGGCTCCGTTTCGGCGACCGACAGCGAGTCCGGCGGCGCTGAGTTCAAAGTAACGCTCCCGCGGGTCTGA
- a CDS encoding DsrE family protein, with the protein MTKAAVIILSGTESHADRGRLVNGLETAKEFAETEGDDVELIFDGAGTQWIPKLEDERNDYHDLYRTVREDTSVCDYCAGAFGVADAVADAGVVTLDDHDGHPSVRSLVDDSYEIITF; encoded by the coding sequence ATGACGAAAGCAGCAGTTATCATTCTGTCAGGAACAGAGTCACATGCGGACAGGGGGCGTCTCGTCAACGGACTGGAGACGGCCAAAGAGTTCGCAGAGACCGAGGGCGACGACGTCGAGTTGATCTTCGACGGTGCGGGCACCCAGTGGATCCCGAAACTCGAAGACGAGCGCAACGACTACCACGACCTCTACCGGACGGTGCGCGAGGACACGTCGGTCTGTGACTACTGTGCCGGGGCGTTCGGCGTCGCGGACGCGGTCGCCGACGCCGGCGTCGTGACGCTCGACGACCACGACGGCCACCCGAGCGTCCGGTCGCTCGTCGACGACAGCTACGAGATTATCACGTTCTGA
- a CDS encoding SDR family NAD(P)-dependent oxidoreductase: MPRTAVIAGVGPGLGASLARKFAAEGCQVALFARSADYLEELAADLPDPGVGLAVQTDLTDVEGIRDGFEAVREAFGPVDVLVNHASAASWTGLMDTSVEEFEQAWAVNGRGAFVCSQEAVGDMLATGGGTVIFTGATSAVRSLGGAIGFTAAKFAARGMAMDIAQEFGSEGIHVAHVVIDGQIDSPGVRERFPGRRDETFLDPDEMAETYWHLVEQDDVSTQPFEVHVTNGPQNSEFI; encoded by the coding sequence ATGCCACGCACAGCAGTCATCGCCGGCGTCGGTCCAGGGCTCGGTGCATCCCTCGCGCGGAAGTTCGCGGCCGAGGGCTGTCAGGTCGCGCTGTTCGCCCGCTCGGCGGACTACCTCGAGGAACTCGCCGCCGATCTCCCTGATCCCGGAGTGGGACTCGCAGTACAGACCGACCTCACTGATGTCGAGGGTATCCGCGATGGGTTCGAGGCGGTCCGGGAGGCGTTCGGTCCGGTGGACGTACTCGTCAACCACGCGAGCGCCGCCTCCTGGACGGGCCTGATGGACACCAGTGTCGAGGAGTTCGAGCAGGCCTGGGCGGTCAACGGCCGCGGGGCGTTCGTCTGCTCACAGGAGGCCGTCGGGGACATGCTTGCGACGGGCGGTGGGACAGTCATCTTCACCGGTGCGACGTCCGCAGTGCGGAGTCTCGGCGGAGCGATCGGGTTCACCGCGGCGAAGTTCGCTGCCCGTGGCATGGCGATGGACATCGCCCAGGAGTTCGGTTCCGAAGGGATCCACGTCGCGCACGTGGTGATCGACGGCCAGATCGACTCCCCAGGCGTCCGCGAACGGTTCCCCGGCCGCAGGGACGAGACGTTTCTCGATCCCGACGAGATGGCCGAGACCTACTGGCACCTCGTCGAACAGGACGACGTGAGCACCCAGCCCTTCGAGGTACACGTTACGAACGGCCCGCAAAACTCTGAATTCATCTAG
- a CDS encoding MBL fold metallo-hydrolase, with protein MKVTFLGTGSAMPTGDRFQTGLLVESGSDQLLVDCGSGVLHALQRTDVGYEGVDTVLLTHHHLDHVSDLLALLKARWLAGADSLAVAGPPGTSTLVDDLLDVHDYLDGRIDLAVRDLTGEPFSLAGFDARATETRHSKQCFAYRLTHPATDATFVFSGDSTATRELLAFAEGADVLAHDCSYPDSVETDTHATPRQLGQALAATGATFDRLYLTHLYPHTDGRHEEMLDSIGEYYDGDVRFAADGLTIDLG; from the coding sequence ATGAAGGTGACGTTTCTCGGGACGGGGAGTGCGATGCCAACCGGTGATCGCTTCCAGACCGGGTTGCTCGTCGAGTCCGGGTCGGATCAACTGTTGGTCGACTGTGGAAGCGGCGTCCTGCACGCCCTCCAGCGGACAGACGTTGGATACGAGGGTGTCGATACTGTCCTGTTGACACACCATCATCTGGACCACGTCTCGGACCTGCTGGCGCTGTTGAAAGCGCGCTGGCTCGCCGGGGCCGACTCGCTGGCGGTCGCTGGCCCGCCGGGCACCTCGACGCTCGTCGACGATCTACTCGACGTTCACGACTACCTCGACGGCCGGATCGACCTCGCGGTGAGGGATCTGACCGGGGAACCGTTCTCGCTGGCCGGATTCGACGCGCGAGCGACCGAAACCAGACACTCCAAGCAGTGTTTCGCCTATCGACTCACCCATCCGGCGACGGACGCGACCTTCGTCTTCAGCGGCGACAGCACAGCGACGCGGGAGCTGCTCGCGTTCGCCGAGGGAGCCGACGTGCTCGCCCACGACTGTTCGTACCCCGACAGCGTCGAGACCGACACACACGCGACGCCGAGACAGCTCGGCCAGGCGCTGGCGGCTACGGGTGCGACGTTCGATCGGCTCTATCTCACGCACCTCTACCCACACACGGACGGGCGCCATGAGGAGATGCTCGATTCGATCGGCGAGTACTACGACGGCGACGTGCGATTCGCCGCCGATGGGCTGACGATCGATCTGGGGTGA
- a CDS encoding TSUP family transporter, which yields MFEAFTPELIAAMAGVIVVAGAVNGLAGFGFALVGTMALATAIDPATAVVFMIAPILGVNLSLIRDLSLEDLRTCGRRFTPLILAALVGTIVGLVVLDRVPQGPLKVGLGAVSLAFVASAQRVVPVPGLDRAKEGCFVESTAGMIGVGAVSGLLFGGTNVGVQLIAYLRSCDLSHGVFVGVVAMVFLGLNAVRIGAAGALGLYPSLAIALASAVAVLPAVAGVAVGKRLRTRIGERQRRAGVLGLLTLIGIRLILGGLGIA from the coding sequence GTGTTCGAAGCATTCACGCCCGAACTGATCGCGGCCATGGCCGGCGTGATCGTCGTCGCTGGCGCGGTCAACGGCCTCGCCGGGTTCGGATTCGCGCTCGTGGGGACGATGGCGCTGGCGACGGCGATCGACCCCGCGACGGCCGTCGTGTTCATGATCGCGCCTATTCTGGGTGTAAACCTCTCGCTGATCCGGGATCTCTCGCTCGAAGACCTGCGGACGTGTGGTCGCCGGTTCACGCCGCTGATCCTCGCCGCGCTGGTCGGCACGATCGTCGGGCTCGTCGTTCTCGATCGCGTCCCCCAGGGACCGCTGAAGGTCGGGCTCGGCGCGGTCTCGCTGGCCTTCGTCGCCAGTGCCCAGCGTGTGGTCCCGGTTCCGGGCCTCGACCGTGCGAAGGAGGGCTGTTTCGTCGAGTCGACGGCGGGGATGATCGGCGTCGGGGCCGTCTCGGGGCTGCTGTTTGGCGGGACGAACGTCGGCGTCCAGCTGATCGCGTACCTGCGGAGCTGTGACCTCTCTCACGGCGTGTTCGTCGGCGTCGTCGCGATGGTCTTTCTCGGGCTCAACGCGGTCCGGATCGGTGCCGCCGGCGCGCTCGGTCTCTACCCGAGCCTTGCGATCGCGCTCGCCTCCGCTGTTGCTGTACTCCCGGCAGTCGCCGGCGTTGCCGTCGGGAAGCGCCTCCGAACGAGGATCGGCGAACGACAGCGCCGCGCCGGCGTCCTCGGGCTTCTGACCTTGATCGGGATCCGACTGATCCTCGGCGGACTCGGTATCGCGTGA
- a CDS encoding ArsR/SmtB family transcription factor: MSLLPSRPDTSSADAEPRVIGVDSDDADDVISALSSGTARELLAELHEEPAPPSELADRVDTSLQNAQYHLEKLQSAGAVSVVDTAYSAKGREMDVYAPADKPLVIFAGDEDGTTGLKAALSRLLGGVGLLGIGGLAVQRLYGDGGTVGDTNGVSTGAGTPTPGGTAGSQSGGVIEMFPVEEGPTTAEVTSETIDESAVTFGANGTYTYTGNVTDVVANETLVNATDSGSLYFVDRNGTKYVLDVANATTPNMTDTASTGVDTTATTIAQETTAQASDTAGVAAGVEPGLLFFAGGLAILLLWLFVWYAR; the protein is encoded by the coding sequence ATGTCGCTGCTGCCCTCCAGGCCGGATACGTCGTCCGCTGACGCCGAGCCACGGGTGATCGGCGTCGACAGTGACGACGCCGACGATGTGATCTCCGCGCTGTCTTCCGGGACGGCCAGAGAACTGCTGGCCGAACTGCACGAGGAACCCGCGCCCCCCTCGGAGCTGGCCGATCGGGTAGATACGTCGCTGCAGAACGCGCAGTACCACCTCGAAAAGCTCCAGTCGGCCGGTGCGGTTTCGGTCGTCGATACGGCCTACTCCGCGAAGGGTCGGGAGATGGACGTCTACGCCCCTGCTGACAAGCCACTGGTCATCTTCGCCGGTGACGAGGACGGGACGACGGGGCTCAAGGCGGCCCTGTCGCGCCTGCTCGGCGGGGTCGGGCTGCTCGGGATCGGGGGCCTCGCTGTTCAGCGACTGTACGGCGACGGTGGAACGGTCGGGGATACCAACGGCGTTTCGACCGGCGCTGGGACGCCGACACCGGGCGGGACCGCCGGTTCGCAGTCGGGTGGAGTGATCGAGATGTTTCCCGTCGAGGAGGGACCGACGACGGCCGAAGTGACCTCCGAAACGATTGATGAGTCGGCCGTGACGTTCGGTGCGAACGGAACGTACACGTATACCGGCAACGTGACCGATGTCGTCGCCAACGAAACGCTGGTGAACGCGACCGACAGCGGGTCCCTATATTTCGTCGACCGCAACGGGACGAAATACGTACTCGACGTTGCGAACGCGACGACCCCGAATATGACCGATACGGCGAGCACGGGGGTCGACACGACAGCAACGACCATTGCCCAGGAGACAACAGCGCAGGCCTCCGACACTGCCGGTGTCGCAGCCGGCGTCGAACCCGGACTCCTGTTTTTCGCCGGCGGTCTCGCAATCTTGCTGCTGTGGCTGTTCGTCTGGTACGCCCGGTGA
- a CDS encoding metallophosphoesterase, whose amino-acid sequence MLVALGDTHGTRSHRLEGRTRNAVREAEYVCHTGDFTTERVYEAIAEAAGSERDGAPLSAVTGNSDDPDLADQLPDTVTVEYADRTIVVVHGHEHDRTALSLLARQEDADIVLVGHTHRPGIEETPHCLLVNPGSHADPRGNRPAHGEITQQGQGVRIEIRTPDGSLIADRTLSD is encoded by the coding sequence ATGCTCGTCGCACTCGGGGACACACACGGGACTCGATCACACAGACTCGAAGGCCGGACACGGAACGCGGTTCGAGAGGCCGAATACGTCTGTCATACCGGCGATTTCACGACCGAGCGTGTCTACGAGGCGATCGCCGAAGCGGCCGGTAGCGAACGGGACGGCGCGCCACTATCGGCAGTCACGGGCAACAGCGACGACCCGGATCTCGCGGATCAGCTCCCGGATACCGTCACTGTCGAGTACGCCGACCGGACGATCGTCGTCGTCCACGGCCACGAACACGATCGCACGGCGCTCTCGTTGCTGGCACGCCAGGAGGACGCCGATATCGTGCTCGTCGGACACACACATCGACCGGGCATCGAGGAAACACCACACTGTCTGCTAGTCAATCCGGGTAGCCACGCCGACCCGCGGGGGAACCGACCGGCGCACGGCGAGATAACACAACAGGGCCAGGGGGTACGAATCGAGATCCGGACGCCGGACGGCTCCCTGATAGCCGATCGGACGCTCTCGGACTGA
- a CDS encoding DsbA family oxidoreductase, giving the protein MTRTDDRITVYSDYVCPFCYLGRRSLEEYQQTRESELTIDWRPFDLRSHKRGPDGEIDHSVEDGKDDAYFEQVRQNVARLRDEYGADEMLSLDDLPEDVDSFDAQVASLYVQAEYPDRWLAFDEAVFEALWVEGRDIGDVDVLADIAEEAGVDGDEIRQAVADEERRDRLRERFTDAQQDGITGVPTFAYDGHAARGAVPSEHLKRLVEGTR; this is encoded by the coding sequence ATGACCCGAACCGACGACCGGATTACCGTGTACTCGGATTACGTGTGTCCGTTCTGCTATCTCGGCCGACGATCCCTCGAAGAGTATCAGCAAACCCGGGAGAGCGAATTGACGATCGACTGGCGTCCGTTCGACCTTCGGAGTCACAAGCGCGGACCAGACGGCGAGATCGATCACTCGGTCGAGGACGGGAAAGACGACGCGTACTTCGAGCAGGTTCGTCAGAACGTGGCCCGACTGCGCGACGAGTACGGCGCGGACGAGATGCTGTCGCTGGACGATCTCCCCGAAGACGTCGATTCCTTCGACGCGCAGGTCGCCTCGCTTTATGTGCAGGCCGAGTATCCCGACCGGTGGCTCGCCTTCGACGAGGCGGTCTTCGAGGCGCTCTGGGTCGAAGGGCGGGACATCGGTGACGTCGACGTGTTGGCCGACATCGCCGAAGAGGCCGGCGTGGACGGTGACGAGATCCGACAGGCAGTCGCCGACGAGGAACGCCGCGACCGCCTTCGAGAGCGATTCACTGACGCCCAGCAGGACGGCATCACCGGCGTTCCGACGTTCGCTTACGACGGGCACGCCGCACGGGGCGCGGTCCCGTCCGAACACCTGAAACGACTCGTCGAGGGAACGCGCTGA
- the sod gene encoding superoxide dismutase: MSEYSEPELPPLPYDYDALEPHISEQVLEWHHDTHHQGYVNGLDSAEKTLAENREAGEFGSSGAAIRNVTHNGSGHYLHTLFWENMDPNGGGEPDGDLRERIEADFGSYEGWKGEFEAAAGAAGGWALLVYDPVAKQLRNLVVDKHDQGALWGSHPILALDVWEHSYYYDYGPDRGDFIDNFFEVVDWDKVAQEYEKVVGRIE; this comes from the coding sequence ATGAGCGAATATTCGGAACCCGAACTGCCGCCACTCCCGTACGACTACGACGCCCTCGAACCGCACATCTCCGAGCAGGTGCTCGAATGGCACCACGACACCCACCATCAGGGGTACGTCAACGGTCTCGACAGCGCCGAGAAGACCCTCGCGGAGAACCGCGAGGCCGGCGAGTTCGGCTCCTCGGGAGCCGCCATCCGGAACGTGACCCACAACGGTAGCGGACACTACCTGCACACGCTGTTCTGGGAGAACATGGACCCCAACGGTGGAGGCGAGCCCGACGGTGATCTCCGCGAGCGTATCGAGGCGGACTTCGGTTCCTACGAAGGCTGGAAGGGCGAGTTCGAAGCCGCCGCTGGCGCCGCCGGTGGCTGGGCGCTTTTGGTATACGACCCGGTCGCGAAGCAACTTCGGAACCTCGTCGTCGACAAACACGATCAGGGCGCGCTGTGGGGCTCCCACCCAATCCTAGCGCTGGACGTCTGGGAGCACTCCTACTACTACGATTACGGCCCGGACCGCGGGGACTTCATCGACAACTTCTTCGAGGTCGTCGACTGGGACAAGGTCGCCCAAGAGTACGAGAAGGTCGTCGGTCGCATCGAGTAA
- a CDS encoding dihydrolipoyl dehydrogenase family protein gives MQEFDFMVIGSGSGLDVANVAANQGQSVAVVERGPLGGTCLNRGCIPSKHLLYHADILETVERADEFRIDATVESVDFAEIVRAVNEEVSEDAESIRRGLESSARHDLFKGEARFVDDRTVEISGGEDDGARLRAETVLVAAGTRPAVPNIDGIDEVEYMTSTEALQLETPPEHLVIVGGGYIAAELGHFFGTFASEVTIVGRRPTLLPEADEEVAAAFTDRYADRFTVHTGHMATAVSEENGQITVEARPYEYGEDAGVVEGEDPVNVTGDALLVAAGRVPNTDVLNVEATGVETDDQGFVETDEYLRTDAEGVWALGDIVGEYLLKHSANHEARTVARNIFGGDLQPVDYSAMPFAVFASPEVAGVGAHESELREDDHEYATNTYQYGDTARGDAMNADGFVKGIVDLDGTILGCHIVGPDASTLIQEVVVAMKSGSGTVRDVRNAVHVHPALPEVVQRAFSGQFTRGGGEHDHDY, from the coding sequence ATGCAAGAATTCGATTTCATGGTCATCGGCTCCGGTTCGGGGCTGGACGTCGCCAACGTCGCCGCCAACCAGGGCCAGTCGGTCGCGGTCGTCGAGAGGGGGCCGCTCGGCGGAACGTGTCTCAACCGCGGCTGTATCCCGTCGAAACACTTGCTGTACCACGCCGACATCCTGGAGACCGTCGAACGCGCCGACGAGTTCCGGATCGACGCCACAGTCGAAAGCGTCGATTTCGCTGAGATCGTTCGGGCAGTCAACGAGGAGGTCAGCGAGGACGCCGAGTCGATCCGTCGGGGGCTCGAATCCTCGGCTCGACACGACCTGTTCAAGGGTGAGGCCCGGTTCGTGGACGACCGGACCGTCGAGATCTCTGGGGGGGAAGACGATGGGGCCCGACTCCGCGCGGAGACAGTCCTCGTCGCCGCCGGGACGCGCCCGGCCGTCCCGAACATCGACGGCATCGACGAGGTCGAGTACATGACCAGCACGGAGGCGCTCCAGCTCGAAACACCGCCCGAGCACCTCGTGATCGTCGGCGGCGGATACATCGCCGCGGAACTGGGCCACTTCTTCGGGACCTTCGCCAGCGAGGTGACGATCGTCGGCCGGCGACCGACCCTCCTGCCGGAAGCCGACGAGGAGGTCGCCGCGGCCTTCACCGACCGCTACGCCGATCGCTTCACCGTCCACACGGGCCACATGGCCACGGCGGTCAGCGAGGAGAACGGCCAGATCACGGTCGAAGCACGGCCCTACGAGTACGGCGAGGACGCGGGCGTCGTCGAAGGCGAAGACCCCGTGAACGTGACGGGTGACGCGCTGCTGGTCGCCGCGGGCCGCGTGCCTAACACCGACGTTCTGAACGTCGAGGCGACCGGCGTCGAGACCGACGATCAGGGGTTCGTCGAGACCGACGAGTATCTGCGGACCGACGCCGAGGGGGTCTGGGCGCTGGGCGACATCGTCGGGGAGTACCTGCTCAAACACAGCGCCAACCACGAGGCCAGGACCGTGGCCCGGAACATCTTCGGCGGGGACCTCCAGCCAGTGGACTACAGCGCCATGCCCTTTGCCGTGTTCGCTTCGCCGGAGGTCGCCGGCGTCGGAGCGCACGAGTCGGAGTTGCGAGAGGACGACCACGAGTACGCGACGAACACCTACCAGTACGGGGACACCGCCCGCGGCGACGCGATGAACGCCGACGGGTTCGTGAAGGGGATCGTCGACCTCGACGGGACGATACTTGGGTGTCACATCGTCGGTCCGGACGCCTCGACGCTGATCCAGGAGGTCGTCGTCGCTATGAAATCCGGCTCGGGCACGGTCCGGGACGTCCGGAACGCGGTCCACGTCCACCCGGCACTGCCCGAGGTCGTCCAGCGGGCGTTCTCGGGGCAGTTCACCCGTGGAGGAGGCGAACACGACCACGATTACTGA